In Plasmodium chabaudi chabaudi strain AS genome assembly, chromosome: 9, the sequence GCTACGTGTTTCACTGCACATTTCCGCTGCATGCTTCCCTACATTTTCGACGCACTTCAGGGCGAGACGGAGTACACTATACGATCTAAAATAACTCTAAACCAGAACTACGAGTATTCGAGACGGGACTTTGGGcctatacatataatgtTTGAAATTCCGATgtttaatttatcaaaacttagaataaaatatttaaaaataatcgaaaattataaatcaAGTAATACCCACCGATGGGTTAGATACATAACTCAATCGTCATCTTATGTTTATCGATTTACATAAGCATAgtaaacaaattttatcattatccaatttatgcatatttaaacattacaaagaataaaacaaaagtGAAATTCCTTTTGCAAGTATATCGCATGGATTTACTTTTCAtcaattattatgattCTTTCTATAgaattttttagtttttttttttttttctaaaataaatagaCTAACAAAAAAACTATTGCCTACGCATAatctaaaatatataccgaaataaatattaacacATATTTGTGATACTATCTACATAATAGATGTGcatagatatattttttgtagcCAACTTAGATTTCACAAGTTCGCATAAAAATGCAGTTAAATATGGAACTActccaaaaaaataaaaaaaaaaaaacaaaataatacataaaaaaataaaaatataacaaaactattatccatattataaaatatgtttaaatttgtttacaCATATTTCTTACGTATGTGTATTAGATGTAGATATACAAACACAcgtatgtataaatataggtTTGCTTCTATATCAGCttgatttttaaaaaaaaaattctccTCAAGGGgacttataaaaaattcttttatgtaatgtatatataagtatggatttttaatttatctgttttgaacaaatataataagaggggttgttttaaaattggtgattcatataatttattattctgtttggaaatataatatcatAGAAATTGGTTATCTATAAATCACATTTTGTTTAAGTTACACACTTTAGAACCCATAGGATAGAATCTGTTCTTccaatcaaaataaattaaaataaaacaatgaaTCACCAAACATCCTACTTAAACAGTGGCATACATATGTAGATATAATATCAATTATCTTATGTTAAAATTAGAAATCTGTTCATCCTTTTTGTTTCTATCGTTATTATTGGGGGTAGCATGAGAAACTCCATTTACGTCCCCACTATCATTtttagaattttttttttttaaattgttacTATTTTTGTCATGCTCATTATTGGTAGCATCTTTATGggattcatttttttgagCATGTTCTGAATCAGCTTCTTCAGCTTTTTCTCCAGTTTTTTCTTCTATAGATGCAGATAGATTCATTTTATAGGGATTTGCTTTGACAAACTTTTCATAGTTTGATTTGATGGGATATGGTCTTTCTCCAACGCATTTAACAATATCGTGATATGATattgtttctttttcatatagCAAATTAGCAAGATTATGTACatgtttttcatttttttttaaaatagctTTAACTCGATTATATTGTGATTCTATTAAATTTCTAGCTTCATTATCAATTAGATGTGCTAAGCATTCTGAATGAGGTCgataaaaagaatattcGCTACCACCATTATTTCCACCATTTTGTTGAAATGAAACTAACCCTATTTCTTTGTTCATTCCATATTGAGATACATATGAATAAGCTAGTTGTGtaactttatttaaatcatcAATTGCTCCGGTTGTTATTTTtccaataaataattcttcTGCTGCACGACCACCTAATATAACTGCAATTTTATCATGTATAGCTTCTTTAGAAAATAACATAATTTCTTCACTTAGATGCTGAGAATATCCTAGTGCACCATTGCTTCTAGGTATTATCGACACCTTTAAAACGGGGTCAGCAAATTCTAAAAACCATCCAATAAGGGCATGACCCGTTTCATGATAtgatattgtttttttttctaacgGAGATATAAGTGAAGTTGATTTGGCTAATCCACCTAATACTCTTTCGATAGCTAACTCAAAATCATGCATTTGTACACCTTGTATATGTGATCGTCTTGCACATTGTATTGCACCTTCATTTACAACGTTGGCGATATCTGCACCAACAAATCCAGGTGTTAACGATGCTAATATataacttatatttttaatatctaAAGAATCATGTAATTTtagattttttaaatgaacttgaaatatttctgatctttcattaatatctggtttgttaatattaacaattcTATCAAATCTTCCTGGTCTTGTAATAGCGGGATCTAAAATATCGACTCTATTTGTTCCTGCTAAAACAACTACTTGATCATTAGATGTATGGAACCCATCCATTTCAACAAGCATCTGATTTAAAGTATTTTCTCTTTCATCATTTCCTCCACCTGCAAAACCTCCTTTTGATCTTTTTCGTCCAACAGCATCAATTTCatctataaaaataatagatgGTGCATGTTTTCTTGCTTGTGCAAATAGTTCTCTAACTCTTGATGGTCCGATTCCCACAAATACTTCAATAAAATCACTTCCActgatattaaaaaaaggaacATTAGCTTCACCAGCAACAGCTTTTGCTAATAAAGTTTTTCCGGTTCCCGGTGCACCACATAATAATGCACCTTTTGGTATTTTTGCACCTAATACTTGATATTTTGCTggatttttcaaaaaatcaACAAACTCCATAATTTCTTCTTTTGCTTGTTTCATTCCAGCAACacttgaaaattttatatctgttttataattatttttattaatcggatttattttattaaatttaaatagcTTATCCATTCCACTGTTTgctacattttttaaagttaTTTTTTGGAATATGAAAACtaaaaacagaaaaaaaagtatactAGGAATATAAGATTTGATTTCCCCTACAAGATTTCCTTCATTTACATATTGTACTTCTATAATTTCATCaagttttatattcatttctttttgtaTTAGTTCAACTTTTCTTTCAAAGGAATCACTATTTCCTACTCTAAAactaacatattttaaatgatatttattaataccatgtgaatttaaatatgcTTTTACAtaatctttatttattaatttgattTTATCTACATATCCTTTAGataaataattgtaaaaaaaatcattttgtgttatttcattatataaactATTTGAATCGACAAATAGTagaaaacataataataataaaataaataaataaaaaaagttattatcaaattttttgggtttttcttcttcttgttgagcattatttatattcccattacaatttttgtttGAATCGCTTTTTTCAAATCTTTCAAATCCTTTAGGAATtttagataaatatatttttacaatatcattaaataatgtttCTACAAAATTTggttctttcttttttccaTCAATCTCTGTTTTATTATCTACAAGACCATTTGGATGATGTGCATCActgtttataatattactagaaattttatttattttgttatatgatttaaaagacttctttaaaaaattatttattttttcttcgcttatttttaaatgttttgtgtcttcattattttgttgCATATAATCTACATTGCTTGTGTAACAtaattttgcatatttattaaatagaTTAGAAACATTTTTCACAaatttactattattttttaaatttttattattaaatttggtTTGAATGAAatctataaaataattcaaagaaaatatgtcttgttcatatttttttttatcacatGTTATAACTATTCcatcctttttattttggcttattttattaaaattaggTGTATATACTAATGAGTTTATACATCTTTTCCCATCATTATTAATAGTAAacaaatcattttttttctctctaACCCCTTCAAATCTGTAACtttctaatatatttttaagatATTTTCTTTCCTTCAATAGGAGTCGTCCATTCTTTTCAAGCATATGAGAtctatacatttttacatGCACACTTTAGTCtactattataaataataactttttttactaGTGTATTATCCCACTTTATCAATACCCTTCTATTATTTCTTACTActgaattatatacaaaccCCCACTCTCGAgtttgataataatatttgttcaaattatattcaatgcagctatttttttttttttttttgtagcTAGCTATTATGCATGGTATTGAACAGAGAGGGTATATTACTGCATGTTTCTCTATCTATATGtccatatataatgtaaaaaagaagacataaaaaaggactaatatatgtaaagaATCGATGTTCGATTTTTAGCAAATGTTTGCATATCATGTTGAAGAAACACGTCTTTTTCGCATATTAATGCATTTGTGTATATCTTTATACATACGCATATTTGCATGCACAAGtcatgtattttttttttttgttctatACAGGTCATATGAAAATGGTAACttgcataaaaatattaaaaaaataaacaaaaataatataaatacaaaagttttaccataaatatatgaaagaaCAAAATGGTGAATACTGAATATAAAGggaaagtaaaaaaattaacataaatttgtaaaaatgaaaatataggCACATcgaattataataaatatatggaatGCATCATAACAAAGTCatcataaatatgaatCATTTCTGTAATATTTACTTTTgtttttcgtttttcttGAGActtgaaaatatgaatatatatattaaaatgctAAGTAAGCAAAcgattatatatttttcaaaaaaggaagaatgaaatatataagtatatgCTTACGCATTTATAGTATACCTacaaatacataaataggGTTTAACCCTtgttaattaaaaaaaaatactatgaatatgaaattaaaaatatatatattcataatatttataaaaaaaatataaaatataaaaataatat encodes:
- a CDS encoding ATP-dependent zinc metalloprotease FTSH, putative, which gives rise to MYRSHMLEKNGRLLLKERKYLKNILESYRFEGVREKKNDLFTINNDGKRCINSLVYTPNFNKISQNKKDGIVITCDKKKYEQDIFSLNYFIDFIQTKFNNKNLKNNSKFVKNVSNLFNKYAKLCYTSNVDYMQQNNEDTKHLKISEEKINNFLKKSFKSYNKINKISSNIINSDAHHPNGLVDNKTEIDGKKKEPNFVETLFNDIVKIYLSKIPKGFERFEKSDSNKNCNGNINNAQQEEEKPKKFDNNFFYLFILLLLCFLLFVDSNSLYNEITQNDFFYNYLSKGYVDKIKLINKDYVKAYLNSHGINKYHLKYVSFRVGNSDSFERKVELIQKEMNIKLDEIIEVQYVNEGNLVGEIKSYIPSILFFLFLVFIFQKITLKNVANSGMDKLFKFNKINPINKNNYKTDIKFSSVAGMKQAKEEIMEFVDFLKNPAKYQVLGAKIPKGALLCGAPGTGKTLLAKAVAGEANVPFFNISGSDFIEVFVGIGPSRVRELFAQARKHAPSIIFIDEIDAVGRKRSKGGFAGGGNDERENTLNQMLVEMDGFHTSNDQVVVLAGTNRVDILDPAITRPGRFDRIVNINKPDINERSEIFQVHLKNLKLHDSLDIKNISYILASLTPGFVGADIANVVNEGAIQCARRSHIQGVQMHDFELAIERVLGGLAKSTSLISPLEKKTISYHETGHALIGWFLEFADPVLKVSIIPRSNGALGYSQHLSEEIMLFSKEAIHDKIAVILGGRAAEELFIGKITTGAIDDLNKVTQLAYSYVSQYGMNKEIGLVSFQQNGGNNGGSEYSFYRPHSECLAHLIDNEARNLIESQYNRVKAILKKNEKHVHNLANLLYEKETISYHDIVKCVGERPYPIKSNYEKFVKANPYKMNLSASIEEKTGEKAEEADSEHAQKNESHKDATNNEHDKNSNNLKKKNSKNDSGDVNGVSHATPNNNDRNKKDEQISNFNIR